CGAAGAAGGTTTATTTACCTCCCCCAGTACAGTGACTTTAAAATTTGCAAACCGTACGTTCACTACCGGATCTTTATAGTATACAGCTGCTTTACTTTTTATTTCTTCTCTTACACTATCAGTTGTTTTCCCCTGTACCATCACTTTACCAATCAGCGGCAGCACCACATAACCGTCTTTATCGACGAGGTATCCGCTCACAGGCGCTACTGCCGGGGCCGCCGTCATGTTATTGCTGACCGGCGCAGCACCGGCACCGCCGGTGGCCTGGTTCAGCAAAGCAGTTGCAGCCGGATCCAGTGTCTGGATAGTTACCTGCAGAATATCATCTGCCTGAATCAGCGGCGTTGAATAAGCAGCCTGTTGTATCTCCTGTTGCCGGACGCTATCCGGAATGTCTTTGAAATAAGTAATGTTCTTTGGCGCTGAGCAGGAAGTAATGCCCGCTGCTACCAATACTAACAAACCTTTCAGATTACTGATAAATCGCTCCCCCATACTAATTATACTGTTTCTGTTTTTTTAGATGATCATTTTGTCTTTGTCCAGTTCCTCATAAGCAGAATTTTTGCTGATGAATTCCG
The genomic region above belongs to Chitinophaga sp. 180180018-3 and contains:
- a CDS encoding polysaccharide biosynthesis/export family protein; translation: MGERFISNLKGLLVLVAAGITSCSAPKNITYFKDIPDSVRQQEIQQAAYSTPLIQADDILQVTIQTLDPAATALLNQATGGAGAAPVSNNMTAAPAVAPVSGYLVDKDGYVVLPLIGKVMVQGKTTDSVREEIKSKAAVYYKDPVVNVRFANFKVTVLGEVNKPSSYVMPNEKVTLLDALGAAGDLTIYGKRENVLLIRDKEGKKEFVRFNLNQSNLFASPYFYLHQGDVVYVEPNKAKVASTDFTQVKRISIMASVLSLLIVAVSRVNF